CAGCAGCCAGCATTGTGCCGCCAGTGGCAACTAAATCATCTACAAGCAAAACATGCATTCCTTTCTCAATCGCGTCCTTGTGAATCTCAACCTTATCTTTCCCATACTCCAACGCATATTCCTCTGAAAGAGTGGCTGCAGGCAGCTTTCCCGGCTTCCGTATCGGAACAAAGCCAACACCCAACCTGTGGGCAAGCGCAGCTCCGGTAATGAATCCTCTTGCTTCAATCCCTACAACAACATCTATTTGCATATCTTTATACCGAGAAACAAACAATTCAACCATGTGATTGAAACCCTCTGTGTCTTTAAGCAAGGTTGTAATATCCCGAAACATAATCCCCTGCTTCGGCCAGTGCGGAACGGTTCTTATTTTTGGTTTTAGTGTGTGCGGCATCATTTCACCTTCATCCGATAAACTGCTTTCCTCAGCTCATCCAAATCCTTTCCTTGGATTATTCTTCCATGGCCAGGAATGATTACATCAGCTATTTCTGCAATCTTCCTGGCGCTGTCAATGTACTCCTGATTTGGAGGCACTCCAAAGGTTCCTGTCTTAATGCGCTCCTCCCGGATCGCGTCTCCTGCAATCACATAGGTCTTTCCTCCGGACTTCACGACATAGGATGTATGATTCTCAGCATGGCCAGGGGTAGGGAGGATTGCAACTCCAGGAATCTTGACGGAATCACTGCTTTTGAACATGGTAAGGGTTTGATTTGGGTAATCTACAATTCTGCCGCGCACGATGCTTGCATTCCTGAAGAGGTAAGTGTTGAACACATGATCCATATGGGTATGGGTGATGAGGACAAACTCAATATCCTCTGGTTTCAGCCCTTCTTTTTTAAGGCTCGCCAAAATCTCATCAGCGTAGCCCGGGCTTCCGGTATCTGCAATGATGTTTTTCTCTCCTGGCTTTTCGGCTTTGAGCAGGACAACAGCGCTGCAGATTTTGCTGATATGGTTTTCTATCTCTTGGCTCACTGATCCTTGGTCGTCGTGGACGCCCTTCTTTAGGATGACGAGTTTCATTGGCGTGCTTCAACTTTCATTTTATTCTAGGTATAACCTCAA
This window of the Candidatus Nanoarchaeia archaeon genome carries:
- a CDS encoding adenine phosphoribosyltransferase, translated to MPHTLKPKIRTVPHWPKQGIMFRDITTLLKDTEGFNHMVELFVSRYKDMQIDVVVGIEARGFITGAALAHRLGVGFVPIRKPGKLPAATLSEEYALEYGKDKVEIHKDAIEKGMHVLLVDDLVATGGTMLAAANLVKKLGGDVVECSFIVDLPDLGGKKRLQDAGYPVFNLVEFEGE
- a CDS encoding MBL fold metallo-hydrolase — translated: MKLVILKKGVHDDQGSVSQEIENHISKICSAVVLLKAEKPGEKNIIADTGSPGYADEILASLKKEGLKPEDIEFVLITHTHMDHVFNTYLFRNASIVRGRIVDYPNQTLTMFKSSDSVKIPGVAILPTPGHAENHTSYVVKSGGKTYVIAGDAIREERIKTGTFGVPPNQEYIDSARKIAEIADVIIPGHGRIIQGKDLDELRKAVYRMKVK